A genomic window from Camelus ferus isolate YT-003-E chromosome X, BCGSAC_Cfer_1.0, whole genome shotgun sequence includes:
- the LOC102517605 gene encoding protein FAM122B isoform X3 — MAQEKMELDFEPDTSDGGTLRRSNSAPLIHGLSDLSQVFQPYTFRARRNSTTIMSRHSLLLSSSPNRVPSSRLHQIRREEGMDIMNRETAHEREVQTAMQISQSWDESLSLSDSDFDKAEKLYSPKRIDFTPVSPAPSPTRGFGKQCFSPSLQMFVSSSGLPPSPIPSPRRFSRRSQSPVKCIRPSVLGPLKRKGEMETESQPKRLFQGTTNMLSPEAAQLSDLSSCSDILDGSSSSSGLSSDSLAKGSTTAEPPVACSNSCSPFILMDDLSPK, encoded by the exons ATGGCTCAGGAGAAAATGGAGCTGGACTTTGAGCCTGACACATCTGATGGGGGCACCCTGAGGAGATCCAACAGCGCTCCCCTGATCCATGGGCTCAG tgaccTTTCACAGGTTTTTCAACCTTACACATTTAGAGCTCGGAGGAACAGTACAACGATCATGAGCCGTCACAGCTTG ttgctgTCATCCTCACCTAATCGTGTTCCTAGCAGCAGACTGCATCAAATCAGAAGG GAGGAAGGCATGGATATAATGAACAGAGAAACTGCACATGAAAG AGAAGTGCAAACCGCAATGCAGATAAGCCAATCGTGGGATGAGAGCTTGAGCCTG AGTGATAGTGATTTTGACAAGGCGGAGAAATTATATTCTCCAAAAAGGATTGACTTCACTCCGGTTTCTCCTGCACCATCACCCACCAGAGGATTTGGAAAG caGTGTTTTTCACCATCCTTACAAATGTTTGTGAGCAGCAGTGGGCTGCCACCAAGTCCCATTCCTAGTCCAAGACGCTTTTCCAG GAGAAGTCAGAGTCCAGTCAAGTGCATTAGGCCCAGTGTTCTTGGTCCTCTTAAAAGAAAAG gTGAAATGGAGACTGAAAGCCAGCCCAAGAGGCTCTTCCAGGGCACTACCAATATGCTGTCTCCGGAGGCTGCACAATTATCTGACCTCAGTTCAtg TTCAGATATTTTGGATGGCAGTAGTAGCAGCAGTGGCTTGTCCTCAGACTCACTGGCTAAAGGCAGCACAACCGCCGAGCCTCCAGTAGCATGCTCCAATTCATGCTCTCCGTTCATCTTGATGGATGATCTCTCACCCAAGTGA
- the LOC102517605 gene encoding protein FAM122B isoform X2 has product MAQEKMELDFEPDTSDGGTLRRSNSAPLIHGLSDLSQVFQPYTFRARRNSTTIMSRHSLLLSSSPNRVPSSRLHQIRREEGMDIMNRETAHEREVQTAMQISQSWDESLSLSDSDFDKAEKLYSPKRIDFTPVSPAPSPTRGFGKCFSPSLQMFVSSSGLPPSPIPSPRRFSSRRSQSPVKCIRPSVLGPLKRKGEMETESQPKRLFQGTTNMLSPEAAQLSDLSSCSDILDGSSSSSGLSSDSLAKGSTTAEPPVACSNSCSPFILMDDLSPK; this is encoded by the exons ATGGCTCAGGAGAAAATGGAGCTGGACTTTGAGCCTGACACATCTGATGGGGGCACCCTGAGGAGATCCAACAGCGCTCCCCTGATCCATGGGCTCAG tgaccTTTCACAGGTTTTTCAACCTTACACATTTAGAGCTCGGAGGAACAGTACAACGATCATGAGCCGTCACAGCTTG ttgctgTCATCCTCACCTAATCGTGTTCCTAGCAGCAGACTGCATCAAATCAGAAGG GAGGAAGGCATGGATATAATGAACAGAGAAACTGCACATGAAAG AGAAGTGCAAACCGCAATGCAGATAAGCCAATCGTGGGATGAGAGCTTGAGCCTG AGTGATAGTGATTTTGACAAGGCGGAGAAATTATATTCTCCAAAAAGGATTGACTTCACTCCGGTTTCTCCTGCACCATCACCCACCAGAGGATTTGGAAAG TGTTTTTCACCATCCTTACAAATGTTTGTGAGCAGCAGTGGGCTGCCACCAAGTCCCATTCCTAGTCCAAGACGCTTTTCCAG cAGGAGAAGTCAGAGTCCAGTCAAGTGCATTAGGCCCAGTGTTCTTGGTCCTCTTAAAAGAAAAG gTGAAATGGAGACTGAAAGCCAGCCCAAGAGGCTCTTCCAGGGCACTACCAATATGCTGTCTCCGGAGGCTGCACAATTATCTGACCTCAGTTCAtg TTCAGATATTTTGGATGGCAGTAGTAGCAGCAGTGGCTTGTCCTCAGACTCACTGGCTAAAGGCAGCACAACCGCCGAGCCTCCAGTAGCATGCTCCAATTCATGCTCTCCGTTCATCTTGATGGATGATCTCTCACCCAAGTGA
- the LOC102517605 gene encoding protein FAM122B isoform X1: MAQEKMELDFEPDTSDGGTLRRSNSAPLIHGLSDLSQVFQPYTFRARRNSTTIMSRHSLLLSSSPNRVPSSRLHQIRREEGMDIMNRETAHEREVQTAMQISQSWDESLSLSDSDFDKAEKLYSPKRIDFTPVSPAPSPTRGFGKQCFSPSLQMFVSSSGLPPSPIPSPRRFSSRRSQSPVKCIRPSVLGPLKRKGEMETESQPKRLFQGTTNMLSPEAAQLSDLSSCSDILDGSSSSSGLSSDSLAKGSTTAEPPVACSNSCSPFILMDDLSPK, translated from the exons ATGGCTCAGGAGAAAATGGAGCTGGACTTTGAGCCTGACACATCTGATGGGGGCACCCTGAGGAGATCCAACAGCGCTCCCCTGATCCATGGGCTCAG tgaccTTTCACAGGTTTTTCAACCTTACACATTTAGAGCTCGGAGGAACAGTACAACGATCATGAGCCGTCACAGCTTG ttgctgTCATCCTCACCTAATCGTGTTCCTAGCAGCAGACTGCATCAAATCAGAAGG GAGGAAGGCATGGATATAATGAACAGAGAAACTGCACATGAAAG AGAAGTGCAAACCGCAATGCAGATAAGCCAATCGTGGGATGAGAGCTTGAGCCTG AGTGATAGTGATTTTGACAAGGCGGAGAAATTATATTCTCCAAAAAGGATTGACTTCACTCCGGTTTCTCCTGCACCATCACCCACCAGAGGATTTGGAAAG caGTGTTTTTCACCATCCTTACAAATGTTTGTGAGCAGCAGTGGGCTGCCACCAAGTCCCATTCCTAGTCCAAGACGCTTTTCCAG cAGGAGAAGTCAGAGTCCAGTCAAGTGCATTAGGCCCAGTGTTCTTGGTCCTCTTAAAAGAAAAG gTGAAATGGAGACTGAAAGCCAGCCCAAGAGGCTCTTCCAGGGCACTACCAATATGCTGTCTCCGGAGGCTGCACAATTATCTGACCTCAGTTCAtg TTCAGATATTTTGGATGGCAGTAGTAGCAGCAGTGGCTTGTCCTCAGACTCACTGGCTAAAGGCAGCACAACCGCCGAGCCTCCAGTAGCATGCTCCAATTCATGCTCTCCGTTCATCTTGATGGATGATCTCTCACCCAAGTGA
- the LOC102517605 gene encoding protein FAM122B isoform X8 has protein sequence MAQEKMELDFEPDTSDGGTLRRSNSAPLIHGLSDLSQVFQPYTFRARRNSTTIMSRHSLLLSSSPNRVPSSRLHQIRREEGMDIMNRETAHEREVQTAMQISQSWDESLSLSDSDFDKAEKLYSPKRIDFTPVSPAPSPTRGFGKCFSPSLQMFVSSSGLPPSPIPSPRRFSRRSQSPVKCIRPSVLGPLKRKGEMETESQPKRLFQGTTNMLSPEAAQLSDLSSWWCYQGEEIPALTRCVEHLQMNE, from the exons ATGGCTCAGGAGAAAATGGAGCTGGACTTTGAGCCTGACACATCTGATGGGGGCACCCTGAGGAGATCCAACAGCGCTCCCCTGATCCATGGGCTCAG tgaccTTTCACAGGTTTTTCAACCTTACACATTTAGAGCTCGGAGGAACAGTACAACGATCATGAGCCGTCACAGCTTG ttgctgTCATCCTCACCTAATCGTGTTCCTAGCAGCAGACTGCATCAAATCAGAAGG GAGGAAGGCATGGATATAATGAACAGAGAAACTGCACATGAAAG AGAAGTGCAAACCGCAATGCAGATAAGCCAATCGTGGGATGAGAGCTTGAGCCTG AGTGATAGTGATTTTGACAAGGCGGAGAAATTATATTCTCCAAAAAGGATTGACTTCACTCCGGTTTCTCCTGCACCATCACCCACCAGAGGATTTGGAAAG TGTTTTTCACCATCCTTACAAATGTTTGTGAGCAGCAGTGGGCTGCCACCAAGTCCCATTCCTAGTCCAAGACGCTTTTCCAG GAGAAGTCAGAGTCCAGTCAAGTGCATTAGGCCCAGTGTTCTTGGTCCTCTTAAAAGAAAAG gTGAAATGGAGACTGAAAGCCAGCCCAAGAGGCTCTTCCAGGGCACTACCAATATGCTGTCTCCGGAGGCTGCACAATTATCTGACCTCAGTTCAtg
- the LOC102517605 gene encoding protein FAM122B isoform X5: MAQEKMELDFEPDTSDGGTLRRSNSAPLIHGLSDLSQVFQPYTFRARRNSTTIMSRHSLLLSSSPNRVPSSRLHQIRREEGMDIMNRETAHEREVQTAMQISQSWDESLSLSDSDFDKAEKLYSPKRIDFTPVSPAPSPTRGFGKQCFSPSLQMFVSSSGLPPSPIPSPRRFSSRRSQSPVKCIRPSVLGPLKRKGEMETESQPKRLFQGTTNMLSPEAAQLSDLSSWWCYQGEEIPALTRCVEHLQMNE; this comes from the exons ATGGCTCAGGAGAAAATGGAGCTGGACTTTGAGCCTGACACATCTGATGGGGGCACCCTGAGGAGATCCAACAGCGCTCCCCTGATCCATGGGCTCAG tgaccTTTCACAGGTTTTTCAACCTTACACATTTAGAGCTCGGAGGAACAGTACAACGATCATGAGCCGTCACAGCTTG ttgctgTCATCCTCACCTAATCGTGTTCCTAGCAGCAGACTGCATCAAATCAGAAGG GAGGAAGGCATGGATATAATGAACAGAGAAACTGCACATGAAAG AGAAGTGCAAACCGCAATGCAGATAAGCCAATCGTGGGATGAGAGCTTGAGCCTG AGTGATAGTGATTTTGACAAGGCGGAGAAATTATATTCTCCAAAAAGGATTGACTTCACTCCGGTTTCTCCTGCACCATCACCCACCAGAGGATTTGGAAAG caGTGTTTTTCACCATCCTTACAAATGTTTGTGAGCAGCAGTGGGCTGCCACCAAGTCCCATTCCTAGTCCAAGACGCTTTTCCAG cAGGAGAAGTCAGAGTCCAGTCAAGTGCATTAGGCCCAGTGTTCTTGGTCCTCTTAAAAGAAAAG gTGAAATGGAGACTGAAAGCCAGCCCAAGAGGCTCTTCCAGGGCACTACCAATATGCTGTCTCCGGAGGCTGCACAATTATCTGACCTCAGTTCAtg
- the LOC102517605 gene encoding protein FAM122B isoform X6 — protein sequence MAQEKMELDFEPDTSDGGTLRRSNSAPLIHGLSDLSQVFQPYTFRARRNSTTIMSRHSLLLSSSPNRVPSSRLHQIRREEGMDIMNRETAHEREVQTAMQISQSWDESLSLSDSDFDKAEKLYSPKRIDFTPVSPAPSPTRGFGKCFSPSLQMFVSSSGLPPSPIPSPRRFSSRRSQSPVKCIRPSVLGPLKRKGEMETESQPKRLFQGTTNMLSPEAAQLSDLSSWWCYQGEEIPALTRCVEHLQMNE from the exons ATGGCTCAGGAGAAAATGGAGCTGGACTTTGAGCCTGACACATCTGATGGGGGCACCCTGAGGAGATCCAACAGCGCTCCCCTGATCCATGGGCTCAG tgaccTTTCACAGGTTTTTCAACCTTACACATTTAGAGCTCGGAGGAACAGTACAACGATCATGAGCCGTCACAGCTTG ttgctgTCATCCTCACCTAATCGTGTTCCTAGCAGCAGACTGCATCAAATCAGAAGG GAGGAAGGCATGGATATAATGAACAGAGAAACTGCACATGAAAG AGAAGTGCAAACCGCAATGCAGATAAGCCAATCGTGGGATGAGAGCTTGAGCCTG AGTGATAGTGATTTTGACAAGGCGGAGAAATTATATTCTCCAAAAAGGATTGACTTCACTCCGGTTTCTCCTGCACCATCACCCACCAGAGGATTTGGAAAG TGTTTTTCACCATCCTTACAAATGTTTGTGAGCAGCAGTGGGCTGCCACCAAGTCCCATTCCTAGTCCAAGACGCTTTTCCAG cAGGAGAAGTCAGAGTCCAGTCAAGTGCATTAGGCCCAGTGTTCTTGGTCCTCTTAAAAGAAAAG gTGAAATGGAGACTGAAAGCCAGCCCAAGAGGCTCTTCCAGGGCACTACCAATATGCTGTCTCCGGAGGCTGCACAATTATCTGACCTCAGTTCAtg
- the LOC102517605 gene encoding protein FAM122B isoform X4, producing MAQEKMELDFEPDTSDGGTLRRSNSAPLIHGLSDLSQVFQPYTFRARRNSTTIMSRHSLLLSSSPNRVPSSRLHQIRREEGMDIMNRETAHEREVQTAMQISQSWDESLSLSDSDFDKAEKLYSPKRIDFTPVSPAPSPTRGFGKCFSPSLQMFVSSSGLPPSPIPSPRRFSRRSQSPVKCIRPSVLGPLKRKGEMETESQPKRLFQGTTNMLSPEAAQLSDLSSCSDILDGSSSSSGLSSDSLAKGSTTAEPPVACSNSCSPFILMDDLSPK from the exons ATGGCTCAGGAGAAAATGGAGCTGGACTTTGAGCCTGACACATCTGATGGGGGCACCCTGAGGAGATCCAACAGCGCTCCCCTGATCCATGGGCTCAG tgaccTTTCACAGGTTTTTCAACCTTACACATTTAGAGCTCGGAGGAACAGTACAACGATCATGAGCCGTCACAGCTTG ttgctgTCATCCTCACCTAATCGTGTTCCTAGCAGCAGACTGCATCAAATCAGAAGG GAGGAAGGCATGGATATAATGAACAGAGAAACTGCACATGAAAG AGAAGTGCAAACCGCAATGCAGATAAGCCAATCGTGGGATGAGAGCTTGAGCCTG AGTGATAGTGATTTTGACAAGGCGGAGAAATTATATTCTCCAAAAAGGATTGACTTCACTCCGGTTTCTCCTGCACCATCACCCACCAGAGGATTTGGAAAG TGTTTTTCACCATCCTTACAAATGTTTGTGAGCAGCAGTGGGCTGCCACCAAGTCCCATTCCTAGTCCAAGACGCTTTTCCAG GAGAAGTCAGAGTCCAGTCAAGTGCATTAGGCCCAGTGTTCTTGGTCCTCTTAAAAGAAAAG gTGAAATGGAGACTGAAAGCCAGCCCAAGAGGCTCTTCCAGGGCACTACCAATATGCTGTCTCCGGAGGCTGCACAATTATCTGACCTCAGTTCAtg TTCAGATATTTTGGATGGCAGTAGTAGCAGCAGTGGCTTGTCCTCAGACTCACTGGCTAAAGGCAGCACAACCGCCGAGCCTCCAGTAGCATGCTCCAATTCATGCTCTCCGTTCATCTTGATGGATGATCTCTCACCCAAGTGA
- the LOC102517605 gene encoding protein FAM122B isoform X7, which translates to MAQEKMELDFEPDTSDGGTLRRSNSAPLIHGLSDLSQVFQPYTFRARRNSTTIMSRHSLLLSSSPNRVPSSRLHQIRREEGMDIMNRETAHEREVQTAMQISQSWDESLSLSDSDFDKAEKLYSPKRIDFTPVSPAPSPTRGFGKQCFSPSLQMFVSSSGLPPSPIPSPRRFSRRSQSPVKCIRPSVLGPLKRKGEMETESQPKRLFQGTTNMLSPEAAQLSDLSSWWCYQGEEIPALTRCVEHLQMNE; encoded by the exons ATGGCTCAGGAGAAAATGGAGCTGGACTTTGAGCCTGACACATCTGATGGGGGCACCCTGAGGAGATCCAACAGCGCTCCCCTGATCCATGGGCTCAG tgaccTTTCACAGGTTTTTCAACCTTACACATTTAGAGCTCGGAGGAACAGTACAACGATCATGAGCCGTCACAGCTTG ttgctgTCATCCTCACCTAATCGTGTTCCTAGCAGCAGACTGCATCAAATCAGAAGG GAGGAAGGCATGGATATAATGAACAGAGAAACTGCACATGAAAG AGAAGTGCAAACCGCAATGCAGATAAGCCAATCGTGGGATGAGAGCTTGAGCCTG AGTGATAGTGATTTTGACAAGGCGGAGAAATTATATTCTCCAAAAAGGATTGACTTCACTCCGGTTTCTCCTGCACCATCACCCACCAGAGGATTTGGAAAG caGTGTTTTTCACCATCCTTACAAATGTTTGTGAGCAGCAGTGGGCTGCCACCAAGTCCCATTCCTAGTCCAAGACGCTTTTCCAG GAGAAGTCAGAGTCCAGTCAAGTGCATTAGGCCCAGTGTTCTTGGTCCTCTTAAAAGAAAAG gTGAAATGGAGACTGAAAGCCAGCCCAAGAGGCTCTTCCAGGGCACTACCAATATGCTGTCTCCGGAGGCTGCACAATTATCTGACCTCAGTTCAtg